In Fusarium oxysporum Fo47 chromosome VII, complete sequence, the following proteins share a genomic window:
- a CDS encoding kinase-like domain-containing protein translates to MGNGQGKPIDLNGEVSLKNFRLLRVVGRGSFGKVRLVKHKDTNLYFALKYIRKDNASRISSICTAPTEYHAVKCHVCGLPRSNSYLVFDFMTGGDLRFHISRKAFTEEAVKSWIAELGCALRYIHNQNIIHRDIKPDNVLLDADGHVHLTDFNVATDVVAGKTLTSKSGTLAYLAPEVYTGKGYDVRADWWSLGVLFYECIYNKRPFYGDSEGSLRSQILAANPQYPATHPPVSLACLHAIGSALDPNRNTRLGSTWDSFANDEFFKVFDFELLEQKRIEPVFVPCSHKTHFDGTYEVEELLFETSPLEARARRPVPRERLKEGATEKEIREDGLHRVIETDFRLFGYTVVAYNKAAQSFNDEAQTSPNNAIQTISTHETSPMLVPCPRYQNNFRNQSTPSSRGKPVTSTTGGAHVTRGGRGSCSELTSQDATLSMDAKNAVKYKNESSGGMFGFLKSKERWSNGIKPRERGVLGKKGARAVIG, encoded by the exons ATGGGTAATGGCCAGGGAAAGCCTATCGACCTGAATGGTGAAG TCAGCCTGAAAAACTTTCGCTTATTGAGAGTTGTCGGTCGAGGCTCTTTTGGAAAGGTACGCCTCGTCAAGCACAAGGACACCAACCTCTACTTCGCCCTCAAGTACATCCGTAAAGATAATG CTTCCAGGATATCGAGTATATGTACGGCCCCAACCGAATACCATGCCGTCAAGTGCCATGTCTGTGGCTTACCCCGCAGCAATAGCTACCTTGTATTTGACTTCATGACCGGCGGTGACCTGCGATTCCACATCTCCAGAAAGGCCTTCACCGAAGAGGCGGTTAAGTCCTGGATCGCCGAGCTGGGGTGTGCCCTGAGATATATCCACAATCAGAACATTATTCACAGAGATATCAAGCCTGACAACGTCCTTCTCGATGCCGATGGCCACGTCCATTTGACCGATTTT AATGTTGCCACGGACGTTGTCGCTGGCAAGACTCTGACGAGCAAATCCGGTACTCTGGCCTATCTTGCCCCCGAAGTGTATACTGGAAAGGGATACGATGTCCGCGCGGATTGGTGGTCACTTGGTGTCCTGTTCTATGAGTGCATCTACAACAAG AGACCCTTTTACGGTGACTCGGAAGGCTCCCTCAGATCGCAAATCCTAGCCGCCAACCCTCAGTACCCAGCCACTCACCCCCCAGTGTCGCTCGCCTGCCTCCATGCGATCGGCTCCGCCCTTGACCCCAACCGAAACACACGCCTGGGATCGACATGGGACAGCTTCGCCAATGACGAATTCTTTAAGGTCTTCGactttgagcttctcgagcagAAGCGGATCGAGCCCGTCTTTGTTCCCTGTTCTCATAAGACCCACTTCGACGGCACCTATGAGGTTGAAGAACTACTCTTTGAAACCTCACCGCTCGAGGCCCGAGCAAGACGCCCGGTGCCGAGAGAGCGGCTGAAAGAGGGCGCCACCGAAAAGGAGATCCGCGAGGATGGGTTACATCGGGTGATTGAGACCGACTTTCGGCTGTTTGGCTATACTGTGGTTGCATACAACAA AGCCGCCCAAAGTTTTAATGATGAGGCGCAAACCAGCCCGAACAACGCTATCCAGACCATCTCGACTCATGAGACCAGTCCCATGCTGGTCCCTTGCCCCCGTTACCAGAACAACTTCCGAAATCAATCTACCCCATCATCACGGGGCAAACCAGTCACAAGCACTACTGGGGGCGCTCACGTGACGCGGGGAGGACGTGGTAGCTGTTCAGAGTTGACAAGCCAAGATGCGACCCTATCGATGGATGCCAAAAACGCCGTCAAGTACAAGAATGAGAGCTCAGGTGGCATGTTCGGATTCTTGAAGAGCAAGGAAAGGTGGAGCAACGGCATAAAACCCAGGGAGAGGGGTGTATTGGGCAAGAAAGGTGCCCGTGCTGTTATCGGCTAG